DNA sequence from the Nocardia fluminea genome:
CGAAACGCGATCTCGGCGTTCTGCAGGACGAACAGTTCGTTGTCGTCGTCGACGGCCAGCCGCGGAGCGTTGTGGTGGGTGAGCACCGTGATCACGCCGTCCATCCGCTCGGCCACGGACGTGTCGATCTCGCGGATGCGGCCCCGGATGATCGTCGACTGGATCACGAAGCCGTACAACGGATCCGGTTGCGGATGCTCCATCGCGTAAGGCGCGACACCGCGGAGTTTGGCCGGCCCCTCGATCCGGGTGGGTGCGCTGCCGATCGCCGATGAGTTCATCGTGCCTCGCTCAGCTCGCGCAGGGTCGCGACGAGGACGTTGCGGGCCAGGGGAATCTTGAAACCGTTCTGCCGTCGCGGGCGCGCGTCGGCGAGTTCGGTGTCCGCCGCGGCGGCGAAGTTCTCCTCGGTGGCAGCCCGGCCGCGCAGGTGGGCCTCGGCGGCGAAGGCTCGCCACGGTTTTGCCGCGACCCCGCCGAAGGCGATCCGCGCGTCCCGCACGACGCCGTCGGCGATGTCGACGGCGGCGGCCACCGAGACCAGCGCGAACGCGAACGACGCACGGTCGCGAACCTTGCGGTAGGTGGAGGTGCTCGCCCACTCGAGCGCGGGCAGGTCGACGGCGGTGATCAGGTCACCGTGGTCGAGGACCGTGTCCCGGTCGGGTGTGTCACCCGGCAGCCGATAGAAGTCGACCAGCGGGATCTGGCGCTCACCGACGGCACTGAGCACCCGCACCACCGCATCCAATCCGGTCATCGCCACCGCCATGTCGGAGGGGTGCGTCGCGATGCACCGATCGGAGGCGCCGAGGATGGCGTGGTCACGGTCGAATCCGCCGATCGCCGAGCAGCCGCTGCCCGGCTCGCGCTTGTTGCACGGCACGGTCGAATCCTGGAAGTAGGGACATCTGGTGCGCTGCAACAGATTCCCGCCGGTGGTCGCGAGGTTGCGCAGCTGGGCGGACGCCCCGGCCAGCAGTGCCGCCGACAGCATCGGATAGCGCGCCCGGATGGCCGGATGCGCGGCGAGATCGGCATTGCGCACCGCCGAACCGATCCGCACACCGCCGTCGGGCAGCTGGGTCACCTGATCGAGCGGGAGCCCACTGACATCGACGAGCTTGCCCGGCGCGATGATCCCGAGTTTGAGATGGTCGACGAGATTGGTTCCCGCGCCGAGGAAGACGGCGTCGGGATCGGCGAGCACCGCGGCGACCGCTCCACCCGCGTCGGTGGCGCGTTCGTAGGCGAACTCCCTCATCGCGCGACCTCCTGAATCGCCGCGACAATGTTCGGGTACGCCCCGCAGCGACACAGATTGCCGCTCATGCGTTCGCGGATCTCGTCGGCGGTGAGCACGATCTCGACCGCCGACTCCGCCGTCACGTGACTCGGGGCGCCCGCCTTCACCTCGTCGAGCATGCCGACCGCCGAACAGATCTGGCCCGGCGTGCAGTAGCCGCATTGGAATCCGTCGTGGTCGAGGAATGCTCGCTGGACCGGATGCAGGTCGTCGCCGTCGGCCAGCCCGTCGGCGGTGACGATCGTCGCCCCGTCGTGCGCGACCGCCAGCGCGAGACACGAGGTCGCCCGTCTGCCGTTCAGCAGGACGGTGCACGACCCGCACTGCCCGCGATCGCAACCCTTCTTCGGGCTGGTGACGCCCAGTTGTTCACGCAGGGCGTCCAGCAGGGTGGTGCGGGTGTCGACCTCCACCTCCCGGGTCCGCCCGTCGACGGTCACACTGATCCGCGCTCGCATCGCACTGCCTTTCGTCGTGGGACACCGACTCCACACAACACACGCAGCAGACCCTCCCGGGCCCGCCACCAGCACCTGCGTCACCGCAGGGCGCCTGTCGGCCACGCTACCAATCCGGCCGCCGAACCGCCGCGCTCCTCGACCACCTCCGCCGGGGTTTCGCCGGTTACCACGACCCACGTGGGTGAACGCCGCCGCGAACCGCCGCACCGATGAGTTTCCCGGGGCGATGTCGTCGTACTGATAGACAGTGGATCGATCGAGGATCCGCACGGCGCCGGGCACCGAGAGGAACGAGCTATGAGGATCGCTACGTCGAAGGATGGCACCGACCTGGCCTATGACGTCTCCGGTGACGGGCCTGCGCTGGTGTACATCACCGGCGCGACGTGTTTCCGGCGGTTCCGGCCGATTGTCGGCGATGTGCGGGTGTTCGCCACGCGCTTCACCGTCTACAACTATGACCGGCGCGGGCGTGGCGACAGCGGGAACGCGCAGCCGTACGCGATCGAACGGGAAGTCGACGACATCGAGGCGATGGTCGATGCCGCGGGCGGGCGCGCGATGCTCTACGGACATTCCTCGGGCGCCGCACTGGCCCTCGAAGCGGCGACCCGGATGCCGGACAAGATCGACCGGGTGGTGATCTACGACGCTCCCTACGTGCACGACGAAGCCGAACAGGCGTCCTACGCCGAGCTGGCCACGACGGTGCGCGAGCTTCTCGACAAGGCGAAGAACGCGCGGGCACTGAAGGCGTTTCTGCACGGGATCGGGATGCCGGGCGCGTTCGTCGCGCTGCTCCCGCTCTTTCCCGGATGGAAGACGATGAAGGCGCTCGCGCCCACCTTGATGTACGACATCGCGATCACCGAAACACTTCCTCCGGTAGAGCGGTTCGCGAACATCCGGGTCCCCGTGAAAGTCGTTGTCGGGGAGAAGAACCCGCCCGGAATGCAGCAGGTGTCCCGCGAGCTCGCCGCGGCGATCCCCCAGTCGGGCCATCAGGTGCTCGCCGGGCAGGACCACATGGTCAGCGCCAAGGCGCTGCTGCCGATCCTGACCGCAGGCGAGTGAACTACCGCGTCGTCCACGAGGCTGGTGGAATCGTTCGGCCGGCCTGCGGGAGCAGGCGCGCGGCGGCCATGGCCTCGGTGCGGCTCGGGTAGACGGGTAACCACTCGGTGAGACCGGCGGCCACGATGATCCGGTTGGTGACCGACGGCACCGGATTGACCACGCTCATGCGCACCGCGCTGCGTTGAGCGCGGGTCGCCATGTCGAGAATCGCCCGGCACGACATGAACGTCACGTCTCTGATGTCGATCACCAGGTGGCCCGACTCCCCTTCCGACCGGATGGCCTCGTCGAGGAGGGCGCGCCACTGCGGCAGATTGCAGGCATCGATCTCGCCGTGCACGTGCAGGACCGTCGCCGTGTGATGGAG
Encoded proteins:
- a CDS encoding anti-sigma factor antagonist (This anti-anti-sigma factor, or anti-sigma factor antagonist, belongs to a family that includes characterized members SpoIIAA, RsbV, RsfA, and RsfB.), which codes for MNTHSGYGDRPSRGDDSVSALRAEVTLHHTATVLHVHGEIDACNLPQWRALLDEAIRSEGESGHLVIDIRDVTFMSCRAILDMATRAQRSAVRMSVVNPVPSVTNRIIVAAGLTEWLPVYPSRTEAMAAARLLPQAGRTIPPASWTTR
- a CDS encoding 2Fe-2S iron-sulfur cluster-binding protein; protein product: MRARISVTVDGRTREVEVDTRTTLLDALREQLGVTSPKKGCDRGQCGSCTVLLNGRRATSCLALAVAHDGATIVTADGLADGDDLHPVQRAFLDHDGFQCGYCTPGQICSAVGMLDEVKAGAPSHVTAESAVEIVLTADEIRERMSGNLCRCGAYPNIVAAIQEVAR
- a CDS encoding FAD binding domain-containing protein; protein product: MREFAYERATDAGGAVAAVLADPDAVFLGAGTNLVDHLKLGIIAPGKLVDVSGLPLDQVTQLPDGGVRIGSAVRNADLAAHPAIRARYPMLSAALLAGASAQLRNLATTGGNLLQRTRCPYFQDSTVPCNKREPGSGCSAIGGFDRDHAILGASDRCIATHPSDMAVAMTGLDAVVRVLSAVGERQIPLVDFYRLPGDTPDRDTVLDHGDLITAVDLPALEWASTSTYRKVRDRASFAFALVSVAAAVDIADGVVRDARIAFGGVAAKPWRAFAAEAHLRGRAATEENFAAAADTELADARPRRQNGFKIPLARNVLVATLRELSEAR
- a CDS encoding alpha/beta fold hydrolase, which encodes MRIATSKDGTDLAYDVSGDGPALVYITGATCFRRFRPIVGDVRVFATRFTVYNYDRRGRGDSGNAQPYAIEREVDDIEAMVDAAGGRAMLYGHSSGAALALEAATRMPDKIDRVVIYDAPYVHDEAEQASYAELATTVRELLDKAKNARALKAFLHGIGMPGAFVALLPLFPGWKTMKALAPTLMYDIAITETLPPVERFANIRVPVKVVVGEKNPPGMQQVSRELAAAIPQSGHQVLAGQDHMVSAKALLPILTAGE